The following proteins are co-located in the Desulfurobacteriaceae bacterium genome:
- a CDS encoding prepilin peptidase, with translation MEYFLAFVIGAIVGSFLNVCIYRIPLGKSLIFPPSSCPSCGREIKWYDNIPIISYLILRGRCRNCKEKISVQYPIIEFLTGLLTLLVFAKYGISLSTFYFLILTYVLIVVATIDIKTMLVSVKLCYFTMLIGILLSPFVSVVSFKDSILGASFGAGVILFVIETYYILTGKEGMGYGDANIMAVIGAFLGWQKVLLVVFLASLVGAIVGIFFMIIKGKDTKFALPFGPFLAIGAYITMLFGEEIINWYLGC, from the coding sequence ATGGAATATTTTTTAGCTTTTGTCATAGGAGCTATAGTCGGAAGTTTTCTAAATGTTTGTATCTATAGAATACCTTTAGGTAAGTCTTTAATTTTTCCTCCATCTTCCTGTCCAAGTTGTGGTAGAGAGATAAAATGGTACGACAACATTCCAATCATTAGTTATCTTATCTTGAGAGGAAGATGTAGGAACTGTAAGGAAAAGATTTCTGTCCAGTATCCTATCATTGAGTTTCTAACAGGATTATTAACTTTACTTGTTTTTGCAAAATATGGAATTTCTTTAAGCACTTTTTACTTTTTGATTCTTACATACGTTTTAATTGTGGTTGCTACCATTGACATTAAAACAATGCTTGTGTCTGTTAAGTTATGCTACTTTACAATGCTTATAGGAATACTACTTTCTCCTTTCGTTTCTGTTGTTTCTTTTAAGGACTCAATCCTTGGAGCCTCTTTTGGAGCAGGAGTTATTCTGTTCGTTATTGAAACGTATTATATACTAACGGGAAAAGAAGGTATGGGATACGGTGATGCTAATATAATGGCTGTAATAGGAGCATTTTTAGGATGGCAGAAAGTTCTTCTAGTTGTATTTTTAGCTTCGCTTGTAGGTGCAATTGTAGGTATTTTCTTTATGATTATTAAAGGAAAGGATACAAAGTTTGCTTTGCCTTTTGGGCCTTTCTTAGCTATAGGAGCTTATATCACAATGCTTTTTGGAGAGGAAATAATAAACTGGTACTTGGGGTGCTGA